In one window of Aceticella autotrophica DNA:
- a CDS encoding FliH/SctL family protein: MFKVIKTGAVDILPPVEIDKSINLKKDIGNQDTLNEEHFNFIEKELKKIQNIQNKIIEKAHIEAENILEEAHMKASQIEKEAEKSGYDVGFKKGFEEGIKKGNFETSKIIDEAKKIKEEILIERSKLYDEYESDMVHIIIDCVEKLIDINMEDNNDLIINLIKKGMENYEASDKVIVRVCEKDYDYCIKNKEKIIKNIKFVDDINFVKDLSLKKGDCVINTPYGMINSGVLVQINTLKEILEGVLNEQ; encoded by the coding sequence TTGTTTAAGGTTATAAAAACAGGTGCTGTAGATATTTTGCCTCCAGTCGAGATAGATAAATCAATAAACCTTAAAAAAGACATAGGGAATCAGGATACATTAAATGAAGAACATTTTAATTTTATAGAGAAAGAGCTAAAAAAAATACAGAATATACAGAATAAAATCATTGAAAAAGCTCATATAGAAGCAGAAAACATCTTGGAAGAAGCCCATATGAAAGCCAGCCAAATTGAAAAAGAGGCTGAAAAAAGTGGATATGATGTAGGCTTTAAAAAAGGTTTTGAAGAAGGAATAAAAAAAGGTAATTTTGAAACAAGCAAGATTATTGATGAAGCGAAGAAAATCAAAGAAGAAATACTGATTGAAAGGTCAAAGCTTTATGATGAATATGAAAGTGACATGGTGCACATTATTATAGATTGTGTAGAAAAACTAATAGATATCAATATGGAAGATAATAATGATTTAATAATAAATTTAATTAAAAAAGGAATGGAGAATTATGAGGCTTCTGATAAGGTTATAGTAAGAGTTTGTGAAAAAGATTATGACTATTGTATAAAAAATAAAGAAAAAATAATAAAAAATATTAAATTTGTAGATGATATAAATTTTGTAAAAGATTTATCTCTTAAAAAGGGAGATTGTGTTATAAATACACCGTATGGAATGATAAATTCCGGAGTATTAGTTCAAATAAATACATTAAAGGAAATATTAGAGGGTGTATTAAATGAGCAATAA
- the fliG gene encoding flagellar motor switch protein FliG — protein sequence MGRSSMTGRQKCAMLLIALGPSNAAQIYKHLREEEIEQLTLEIANIKNIKPEEKEKILEDFYSMCVAQEYIVEGGIEYAKDILEKALGTQEAYDVINKLTSSLKVRPFDFIRRADPSQVLSFIQNEHPQTIAMILSYLKPQQAGTILSSLPENIQSEVAMRIATMEGTSPEIVKEVERILEKKLSSLVTQDYTAVGGIQAIVEILNSVDRGTEKNIIDALETKDVELAEEIKRRMFIFEDIITLDSRSIQRVLREVENHDIALALKGSSEEVQKVIYSNMSKRLADMIKEDIEYMGPVRLKDVEEAQQKIVNIIRKLEDAGEIVISRGGGDDIIV from the coding sequence ATGGGAAGGAGTTCGATGACCGGAAGACAAAAATGCGCAATGTTATTAATTGCATTAGGTCCATCAAATGCAGCACAAATATATAAACATTTAAGAGAAGAAGAAATTGAACAGTTGACACTTGAAATAGCCAATATAAAAAATATAAAACCTGAAGAAAAGGAAAAGATTCTTGAGGATTTTTACAGCATGTGCGTCGCACAGGAGTATATAGTCGAAGGTGGTATCGAATATGCTAAAGACATATTAGAAAAGGCATTAGGCACACAAGAGGCATATGATGTTATCAATAAACTAACATCAAGTTTAAAAGTCAGACCTTTTGATTTTATTAGACGTGCTGATCCATCACAGGTATTAAGTTTTATACAAAATGAGCATCCACAGACGATTGCGATGATTCTATCATATTTAAAACCACAACAAGCAGGGACAATACTTTCATCACTTCCGGAAAATATACAATCGGAAGTTGCAATGAGGATAGCAACGATGGAAGGAACATCTCCTGAAATAGTGAAAGAGGTTGAGAGAATATTAGAGAAAAAACTCTCATCACTTGTTACACAGGATTATACAGCCGTAGGAGGTATACAGGCAATTGTAGAAATACTAAACTCCGTTGATAGAGGAACTGAAAAAAATATTATTGATGCACTTGAAACAAAGGATGTAGAGCTTGCAGAAGAAATCAAAAGAAGAATGTTCATTTTTGAAGATATTATTACGTTGGATTCTCGCTCTATTCAAAGGGTTCTTAGGGAAGTTGAAAATCATGATATTGCTCTTGCACTTAAAGGTTCCAGTGAAGAAGTCCAGAAGGTTATATACAGCAATATGTCAAAGCGCCTTGCCGATATGATAAAAGAGGATATAGAATACATGGGTCCTGTAAGATTAAAAGATGTGGAAGAGGCGCAGCAAAAGATTGTCAATATAATCAGGAAGCTTGAAGATGCTGGTGAAATAGTAATTTCCCGTGGTGGAGGAGATGATATTATTGTTTAA